In Theileria parva strain Muguga chromosome 4 map unlocalized ctg_529, whole genome shotgun sequence, one DNA window encodes the following:
- the Lcmt2 gene encoding Leucine carboxyl methyltransferase family protein — MDSGLVKKTSDLTSSFKAVAVKRGYYEDEFIDAFVETTNHSPLMNILHTIRTNSLRLVLDKFVSQFPRERVQLVNLGVGFDTISFYALKNYENVVCFDTDFPDQMRTKSNIIAGNDIFRTLLPDLKMVDNFVMSERYKIVPYDLADPTGFNNLIEAGLSSEFPTLYFAEFVFMYVKSEFVNEVIERLYSFSSADSVIVVSEFVSLPTEITNFYSKLLKCAGVTAFGPYEYPNIKSQIQRYSRRWNVKLVCYSEFYNLNTSEEEKKRIKSLEKFEKMRELGALCSHIYITLLYKNTIPTVISLFNVENYDYTLRNDYDIPYGLEYDYNTEVDLDCFYHLDLGNTNLDEIFSSNSSSSFLNQFNVSA, encoded by the exons ATGGATTCGGGCTTGGTTAAGAAAACATCAGATTTAACATCAAGTTTTAAGGC CGTAGCTGTGAAGCGTGGCTACTACGAAGATGAATTCATTGACGCATTTGTCGAAACCACTAATCATTCTCCTCTCATGAACATTT TACATACCATTCGTACAAATTCGTTACGTCTAGTTTTGGACAAATTCGTGTCTCAGTTCCCTAGGGAAAGAGTGCAACTAGTAAATCTTGGTGTTGGATTTGATACTATTTCATTCTACGCCCTGAAGAATTATGAGAATGTCGTGTGTTTTGACACGGATTTCCCCGATCAAATGAGGACCAAATCCAATATTATAGCAGGGAATGACATATTCAGAACACTGTTACCTGATCTCAAGATGGTTGACAACTTTGTTATGTCAGAACGATACAAAATT GTACCATATGACTTGGCTGATCCCACAGGGTTTAACAATCTTATTGAGGCTGGCCTATCTTCAGA GTTCCCGACGTTGTATTTCGCTGAGTTTGTCTTTATGTATGTCAAATCAGAATTTGTCAATGAG GTGATTGAACGGTTGTATTCATTTTCTAGTGCTGATTCTGTGATTGTAGTTTCAGAATTT gTCTCGTTACCCACAGAAATTACCAACTTTTACTCTAAACTTcttaaa TGTGCAGGAGTTACAGCTTTTGGACCTTATGAATATCCAAATATCAAATCACAAATCCAGAG GTACAGCAGGCGCTGGAATGTGAAGTTGGTTTGTTACAGTGAATTCTACAATCTAAACACCTCAGAAGAAGAAAAAAAGAGAATCAAA AGTTTGGAAAAGTTTGAGAAAATGAGAGAATTAGGCGCCTTATGCTCTCACATTTATATTACTCTactgtataaaaatactattCCCACTGTGATATCACTGTTTAACGTGGAAAACTATGATTACACATTGAGAAATGATTATGACATTCCCTATGGATTGGAGTATGATTATAATACTGAAGTTGATCTTGACTGTTTCTATCACTTGGATCTTGGAAACACTAATTTAGACGAGATTTTTTCCAGTAATTCTAGCTCCAGCTTTCTCAACCAATTCAACGTCTCAGCATAa
- a CDS encoding Leucine carboxyl methyltransferase family protein, whose protein sequence is MYELDLPKDVRFWSHFVLLSKRIAVDKYYYEDEFIKYFSSQGTQDPLLSLTSYVRVVGIRTIIETFLSEFTGDKVQFVNLGSSLDTVSLYLLSKYPNLVCFDLDLEKEIKTKIDIITHTKELLSLFPNYKVEKLDFYSNRYHVLECDLRDVRNLDKLKSHGFSYELPTVFLSEFVLTYLENHLSNQVIKHFCDNCRSFRLFVDLEYGKLTPMHSLSDYFTKELQIQRYKELGWDGIFSCDYNFIYNNFINKHERKRLRSIENFNEMDSLGLYCSQPLIIVAHNNFNHYLINKFNNLFKEKETNTNNTRTNNTEGDNTEGGNDDDELLPYLSDEYLEKDRSLDPIHQMFYFFFRDNQPYFNPS, encoded by the exons ATGTATGAATTGGATTTACCTAAGGATGTTAGATTCTGGTCACACTTCGTATTATTATCCAAGCG AATCGCCGTTGACAAATACTATTATGAAGATGAGTTTATCAAGTATTTCTCATCCCAAGGGACCCAGGATCCACTCCTAAGTCTCA cAAGCTACGTCAGAGTCGTTGGGATCAGAACTATTATTGAAACCTTTTTGTCAGAATTTACTGGAGATAAGGTCCAATTTGTTAATCTAGGCTCTAGTCTAGACACAGTGTCACTTTATTTACTCAGTAAATATCCAAATCTCGTCTGTTTTGACCTCGATCTCGAAAAGgaaattaaaactaaaatcGACATTATCACACATACCAAAGAGTTGTTGAGTTTGTTCCCCAACTATAAAGTTGAGAAATTAGATTTCTATTCCAACCGATACCACGTC TTGGAGTGTGATTTGAGGGATGTGAGGAATTTGGACAAGTTGAAGAGTCATGGATTCTCTTATGAATTACCAACAGTTTTTCTCAGCGAATTCGTTCTCACATACTTAGAAAATCATCTTTCCAATCAa GTGATAAAGCATTTTTGTGATAATTGTAGGAGTTTCCGTTTATTTGTTGATTTGGAATAT GGGAAACTCACTCCAATGCACAGTTTATCCGATTATTTCACCAAAGAATTACAAATTCAACG GTATAAGGAGTTGGGCTGGGATGGTATATTTTCCTGTGATTACaactttatttataacaattttatcaataaacATGAACGAAAAAGGCTCAGa AGTATTGAGAATTTTAATGAGATGGATTCATTGGGACTATATTGTAGTCAACCATTAATAATTGTCGCACAcaacaattttaatcattatttaatcaacaaattcaataatcttttcaaagaaaaagaaaccaacactaataatactaGAACCAATAACACCGAGGGTGATAATACCGAGGGTGGTAACGATGATGATGAGTTGTTACCATATTTGAGTGATGAGTATTTGGAAAAGGATCGTAGTCTTGATCCGATTCATCAAATGTTCTATTTCTTCTTCAGAGATAATCAACCGTATTTTAATCCTTCCTAA
- the Lcmt2 gene encoding Leucine carboxyl methyltransferase family protein, with the protein MVANSPSDVVKTSHCVCDFKRSTVDKGYYEDNFIKYFSSPSDQSPSLHMWFYMRVTALRTLLSVFVESFPQEVQFVNLGAGLDTLSFYLLSKYKNVVCFDLDFKDHLLYKTELLTKSNGFEFLNYQVVDGLVKSNKYTMVAMDFEDLESVYKLEKFGLSRHLPTVFLSEFCLTYVQNDTSDQVIKFLSSFSSKPSAYIFLDYIGSWTAFGQWYSKLFENFGAEFKSFKKFDTIEKHTQRYKELGWDHVMVNPMSFTYNELITEQERSRLKDLSKFDNFDYFAVLPNHTVIGAAVTQKEQLSRLIELYDMTNYVTKETSTLIPYDVGFRKDGLDVDYFKKMLHPFV; encoded by the exons ATGGTGGCGAATTCGCCTTCTGACGTTGTTAAGACAAGTCACTGTGTTTGCGATTTTAAAcg AAGTACTGTGGACAAGGGATATTATGaggataattttattaaatatttctcTTCTCCTTCTGACCAGTCACCGTCACTTCACATGT GGTTTTACATGCGTGTCACGGCTCTGAGAACTTTGTTATCAGTTTTCGTCGAGTCGTTTCCCCAAGAAGTTCAATTTGTTAATCTTGGCGCTGGTCTCGATACGCTGTCATTCTATCTACTCAGTAAATACAAGAATGTTGTCTGTTTTGATTTGGATTTTAAAGatcatttattatataaaactgAACTCTTAACCAAGTCTAACGGGTtcgaatttttaaattaccAAGTCGTTGACGGACTCGTCAAATCCAACAAATACACAATG GTGGCGATGGATTTTGAGGATTTGGAATCGGTGtataaacttgaaaaattCGGACTTTCAAGACATCTTCCAACTGTATTCTTATCAGAATTTTGTCTTACATACGTACAAAATGATACTTCTGACCAA GTAATAAAGTTTTTGAGCTCCTTTTCCTCCAAACCCTCGGCTTACATTTTTCTCGATTAC ATTGGGAGCTGGACTGCCTTTGGTCAATGGTACTCCAAACTCTTTGAG AACTTTGGAGctgaatttaaatcatttaaaaagTTTGATACAATAGAAAAACATACTCAAAG ATATAAAGAATTGGGCTGGGATCATGTCATGGTCAACCCAATGAGCTTCACATACAACGAACTCATCACCGAACAAGAACGATCAAGACTCAAG GACCTGagtaaatttgataatttcgATTACTTTGCTGTGTTACCGAATCACACAGTGATTGGTGCTGCTGTAACGCAGAAGGAACAATTGTCTAGGCTGATAGAATTATATGACATGACAAATTATGTCACAAAGGAGACATCGACACTAATTCCATATGACGTGGGATTTAGAAAAGATGGTTTAGACGTTGACTATTTCAAAAAAATGCTACACCCATTTGTCTAA
- the LCMT1 gene encoding Leucine carboxyl methyltransferase family protein, translating to MVRFTEAEEYVQKSAQSAILHKRNAVSVRYYEDEFINHFSDPKPQITITSLIYTIRVKSIRMALDRFIQLFPGETVQFVNLGSGFDTTSFWLIRKYNNVVCFDTDFPDQMKSKSRIIAENDIFRRLLPDLKLVNGFINSTKYKTATFDLTDINGFDNLISAGLSPELPTVYLAEAVFMYIDTNKVDPVLRKLSEFSTSCLIYWEFTNPNDKFGQLTIQTFKENNIELTGVKYSIEEHNQRYLDLGWDEVVSVNMNTMWSLLDPQDKHRIKGLESFNEVEELGVICGHLMLGLAIKNFKESWEFICKLRETSGQQSYT from the exons ATGGTAAGATTTACAGAGGCTGAGGAATATGTACAAAAGTCAGCTCAAAGTGCTATACTACACAAACG taaTGCTGTGAGTGTGAGATATTATGAAGACgaatttattaatcatttttcTGACCCTAAACCACAAATCACAATCACTTCCCTCA TATATACAATAAGAGTAAAGAGTATAAGAATGGCTTTGGACCGATTTATTCAGTTATTCCCAGGAGAAACAGTACAATTTGTTAATCTCGGCAGTGGATTTGATACCACGTCATTTTGGTTAATCCGTAAATACAACAATGTTGTGTGTTTTGACACTGATTTCCCCGATCAAATGAAGAGTAAATCCAGGATTATAGCCGAAAATGACATATTTAGAAGATTGCTACCAGATCTAAAGCTGGTAAACGGATTCATCAATTCAACTAAATACAAAACC GCAACATTTGATTTAACTGATATAAACGGATTTGACAACTTAATCAGCGCCGGTTTATCTCCAGA GCTACCTACGGTATATTTGGCTGAAGCAGTTTTCATGTATATTGACACAAATAAAGTTGATCCA GTACTCCGGAAATTATCAGAATTCTCTACTTCTTGTCTCATTTACTGGGAATTC ACAAATCctaatgataaatttggtCAATTAACCATTCAAACTTTTAAA GAAAATAACATTGAACTTACCGGCGTGAAATATTCAATAGAAGAACATAATCAAAG ATATTTGGATTTGGGTTGGGACGAGGTGGTTTCGGTAAATATGAACACAATGTGGTCACTCCTGGATCCGCAAGATAAGCACAGAATcaaa GGGCTTGAGAGTTTTAATGAGGTGGAAGAACTTGGAGTCATTTGCGGCCACTTAATGCTAGGCTTGGCTATTAAGAATTTCAAAGAATCCTGGGAATTCATATGTAAACTAAGGGAAACGTCCGGGCAACAGTCCTACACATAA